aatttggggaatttggagatttgagaattggggagcttggagatttagaaaatttggggaatttggagatttgagaattggggagctgggagatttggggaatttgaggaatttggggatttgaggattggggagcttggagatttggggaatttggagatttgagaattggggagctgggagatttggggaatttgaggaatttggggatttgaggattggggagcttggagatttggggaatttgaggaatttggagatttgagaattggggagtttggaaatttgaagatttgaggattggggactttggaaatttggggaattagggtaaTTAAaagaacctagaaatttgagaattggatactttggaaaatttggaaattaaggaatttggggaattaggggaacttggaaatttgagaattagtaactttagaaaattttagaaagcCAAAGTtcgagaatttgtaatttgtaaagtttggaagtttggaaattttggacttcctaaaatttggtaatttataaatttagaaccttgcaaaatttgtaacatatcagaatttaaaaactagATAAAACTGAGGAAATCTGAATGTATTAAAAATGCAGTATTCGTGTAGAGTATTTATCAATTAAtgcttaaatttaattaaacgctAAAAAAGACTTCCATTTGTGATCATGGTTGAAAGGTTAACTTCCACTTGCCTTCGCCATCGGAACGCAAGGTAAGTGGCTAAGTCATCCATGCGTGTAttttacgtccccaaatttccgctTGCTTCCATTAATTATCATGTCTAACAAGGAACAGCTGGTCTTCCCTCGTGAAGTACGTCGTGAGAAATTCATCAGGGTTTCGGTAATTTTTGTTCGAATTTGCATGAACAGTGCTTTCTTTTCTCACGAAGGGCATCCAATTGTGAGAACACAATTTTCGAACAGACTTCAAATACTCGTATGCGGTTATTcgaggtagaaatttgaaaattttctcaaAGAAGTTCCTTATTGTATCGTTGAATTGGAATATGGGCAACAAAAAACTTCGTGACCCAGTTTCACGGTTGTCAACTTCAAACTTTGTATCTTGTTAGAAGGGTCTGAACATTTTTCCGAGCTTTCAGCTGCTTTCAAAAGGACTGTTCGTTATTTTATACGAAAGGATTCTAGACGTTTGGAGGATATTTTTGCTTTTATGCTGTCAGGAAAGGAGCTTCTGAAATTTGACATTTATCCAAATCTTCGTAATGGTGTTTTCGATCGTTGAAAGGATTGGAACAGGGCGTggcaataaaatgtattattaaatcaatttaataGATAACAGAGGTTAAGTGATATGTTAGCTATTTCAAAATCATGAGTGTTCAAAATGACTGTTATCTTCTAGTACGCAGTCATAGGTATATATTTGTAGCAGAAAAGTGTCGAGGTTCTATGAAAAATCCTTTTAAAAAAATCCTTTTCTATGAATAGACTAAACGAACGAAAACTTCATTCGTTGCTTCCTTGAAAATGATACATCGTcgatgcatatatgtatgtacacgtaCGCATATCGTGTAACGTTATCAATGTATTATTGTTCCCAAGATAACGTTATCAACTTCCGAGCAGTTGCACATCTTCGATTACTAACGTTTTATTTTAATGTACTCTGCATATGCTTAATTAATTTCACAGATATTTACCGAACACACACGAGTAACGCATGGCTCAATCCTTGATAGATATCCCACATTGAAGCACTTTGCTCTAGCCTTCGCTAATGAATGCTCTCTTTATAAGCGCCAACCTCGAGGCATCCTTTTGGAGATCTATCTCTCaagatcagtatttttttccttttttactgCTGCCTCAATAAAGAGCCTATGGAAATTTCATCGTGGATAAGGTCGTTACGAATCGATTACACGTTCCTGTTCTTCATAAAGGTGCTTTTCACTTAACACGCTCGTTCTTATCACGAAAATTGTGTACAGTATGGTACACAATGTATGATATCTAATCATCGATTATTAACATCTTACCTGTTATGAATGTGATCTGTAATCGTTATCAGAATTTAATGTATACTGTTATATTACCGGTGACTTGACTGTAGAAGAgaacagatttagaaattggctaTATAAGGAGAGATATACTGCGAGGTAATGTTgcgcacggcgatataacgtgagaCAATGTTTTGCATTGCGATATAACGCGGGTTTATATgctgtggcgatataatgcgagataATATTCTGCGCGACAATATAACTCGAGTTAATGTGTTGCGTGGCgctataacgcgaggtaacatATTGCGTGGTGATGTAACGCGAGGTAACATATTGTGTTGAACAATTTCCAAAATGTTCAACATAAGAActtcaaaatgttcaaatttaaaaatttagaaattacatattcacaaattttcaagtttgaaaattttacgttCTCAAATTGTCCGAATACTTATCTCTGCAGCATTCTTATGTCGATAATTCGAAAGTCGTGTTATTTGGGTTGTGTCACGTTCGAAATACGTGTGCGGTATGTATCGTACAGATAGGGAACAATCGACGAGAATGTTTGctcaagttttttttttaattcgagAAACGGTATAACGAATCGCGATGGTAAATTCGTACTTATGTAATGACGATTTTCGTATCAGTATGTCCGGTATACATTTTAGCGTGACATAACGCACTCGTCATAGACACCGACCAAGGATAAACTCCGCttgaattattcaatatttttgctCTTGCGACGGATTTGTTTCTTAAGCGCTTCTGATTATGCGCGCTGAAATCCAGATAGTCGTGAAAACATTATTCTCTTTTACAACTTGTCATAAAATCCACGATAAGCCCGAGATTTGTATGTTGCACAAACAAGACGACGTGTTCGAATAAATGAGACGAATATTTTTTATGCTTTAACTTCTAcgaattatttgttattgtttACACGAATCTACCGTTGGACTAACGTTACAGTATTTCTCAAAGTGTCACGGAGAGTTTTGGTTACAGAACAGAGCTTATGGAAAATGGTAATTTAAACCTCGTTATGCTTTGCAAGCGTATCGTGATCACGTTGTCTGATATCTGCAATGCTTAAACGGCGCATTTGGTTCGCGAGACGTTCTAGAAACACATCACTTTTTATACTGTTACTTGCTGGGTCGATTTTTATTACGATATATACGCCAGAGGAAGGTAATTCCCTCAACAGGCTATCCTGACTGCTTGAACGCTGATTCACCGTGTTTACGATGTAAATGAATCTTTTTTTGTAAGAGAATCAGTGTTTTTCTACGATGAGTTTAAAGTCGCTGTTCAATTCACTTCTTTCAGGgagtaaatttttcaatttttcaatttttagattcctaatttctaatatatgctacaataaataattgtggtattttgtaattaattaaacataacTTTGCGATCCGTTTTTAAGCATCAGTCGCACGGTACTCAACGCGTTAATGGGTTAAGGCGATTCTCGGTCGCTCGGTTTCATCCAGCAAGTACATACGTTCGTTTCGTTTCCCGGTCGTTTCTAAAATACACACCAAGAGTGATTCACGTTTCACGCATGTCCGTCGTCTATGGGTGTCTAGCGCATTATAATGCGGACGGTACATGAGCGGATAGCGTGCGCGTTGGAACAATGGCCACTTAAACTAACCGGCTGATTAAATGCTCACCTCGGTCGTCGCGGATGCACGATTAAATATGGTACGCACCGTGCGCACGTTTCGCTTGATCAGTTTTAACCCATTGCCTTGTGACATCCAGTCATACCTGTGGCGTAGGTTACGGTCTAAATGTGACGAGTGCGAGTCACACTTTCGTTGTGGGTAGTAGAATGCCCATTATTAACTTGCTATATAAGGTCTCTTCTTTATTAAATACAACAGATAAACGTTTTCAATGTACGATAGATGGAAGCGTTGATATGTACATTGATCATTGAGATCATAGGAGGCGCTTCATATTTGTACAATTGGATAATGTTAGTAGATAGTGGACCAATGGTAGGCGTTATGCTAATGATATAAATTTGTACgctaatataaaattgaatactgTTGTAATGCGTATCAATTTAATAAGATAAAGCTGTATTTGGtatactcgcgttatattgccattcttACGCAGacttttatacaaataattGCTCATATAGTTATACGTTATATTGTCATAAGTTGTGGCAGTACAATATTATAATgtgagtttttatattttcataagtTACATGGTCTCTCTCTATTTTGCCATGCATTCTATGGCCGTgctttatattgccacgtgctgAAATTTCCACATACCAGACTTTTACCCTCTGGATTATAAATTGAATCAATGTACGTTATAAAGCTGCGTTTCAAATTACAGTGTGCTATATCGCCTCGGATTATATCGCCGCGCACTAATTTTCTGCGTGTCGAATCATAGCATGTTATGTCATCGTGTACCATATCAGCTAGTGCTATAACGCTGCTCTTCAAATTAcaatttgttatattgccgcgcaccaTATCACCGCGTACGAATTTTCTACGTGTCAAATCGCAATTAGTAACATCTGAATCGATGTAATCAGTGCACGTCAGCAGGCTACATGTTATATCACCGCGTGCTATATCGCTGCACGCTATATTACCGCGTATAATATCATATACTGCATAAAGTTACATGTTATACTAAATGCTGCaccaatggcaatataacgcgagcaTACTGTTTATCGAACTTACATTTGCAGATCAATCTTAAAAAGATAAGACAACATCTAGAATCCTTAATAAGAACATACCCGACATCAACACGATAAAGGAAAAGTAGGCAAAATGTAACGTTATCGGCTAACTACCGGACAGAGAATCACTTTATTTAGCCCGGCGAAGataattttcgtaattgaaaAGAAACTTATCAAGAGAACGTTCCATTGATGTTCGTTGCGGTTCGTTCGCTGAGTCCGCGCTTTAGATATCTGGTTTCTCGAGTAACAAACCATAAAGATTCGCTTCATCGTGGGGGACTTGGTCGGTTCGAGAGCATGTGGTTCCAGAGTTGATTTTGTCTTTGAGATACACGATAGCCGTGCCTTCTCTTTTTCGCTTCGTCTTGCGTATCGGTTAACGATACATCGCGTTTCATGTTAATACAGATCGCGCTCTAGCCGATCCTCTACTATAGGACGTAACAGTGTCACGTTTGATTAACGTTCTACAGAGGTGCTTGAGCGAATATTTTATGCAAATGCCTCTGGGAAGCGAAGATTCGTTTAACGTTTCCTGCCGCCCCGATCTTTCGTCCGGGAAACAATGCGTGAGAATGAGAGTAGACCGAGTCAGGTTCGTCTTTCCTGCAAGATTTAAGGCTTGAAAAGGTAATTTATTACTTTGAGAAAGGCTGTAATCAAATTCAACTTAGCAAACTTTTATTTGGTTTGATCGAACTTTTGATTAAGAAATGAAACTTCGTACGGTGCAATTTATTCCTGGTATCATCAACATTATTCAATGGTATTAGATTACTGTTTCAGCTATTTATTGTGTCAGATTCAATTTTCCAGTCGATCTAATTTATCTACCGATCTATCAAACTTTCTACTAACACTTTAagcatttaagtataatattacatttaaagGTTTCTATTTTTACCAGTACTTTCATTGTTTATTTACTTGAAAGTATTCAGTTTAATTCGCAGAGACATTTGCGTTAGGGTGGATTGATTTCAAATGAAACGTCGAAGCTAATGACCCTATAAATGAACACTATGTCCTTTTCTACGTACTGTCCTAGTCTAGTAGAATGAAACGTTTGTTCTCGTCTTTTTTCCTCGAACATGAAAGTAAAAAATAGAGGGAGGCAACGGTGAAATGAATTAATTGAAAGGTAGATGTTTGGCAGGCTGGTATCAAAGGGGCGACGTTTAAATGGATTTTGTTGTCATTTGCAGGTTCGCGAAAGGCCACTGCGGGAGTTGCGATGCCAACGTACCACAATGCGGGTGGCGGATACCCGAATGTGTCAGCGGCAGCGCGGCAAGCGAAGCTCGATGGCAATCAAAATCACCATACGATCCCCTCAAACGTAACGTCCCATCCCCTTATACAAAATAGCACGCAACACAACGTTCCTTCCAACTTGTCTGCAAGCAACATTCCGTCCCATCCAGTATCACCGACGATGACTACGCATTCGAACGTCACCTCTCCTAATATAACCAGTCACATGAACACCGGATCGCCGCCGGTAATCCTCACCTCGACCAACCTTGCGAATCCTAGCAATCCCGCTGCGTTATCGGTGAATCCGAGGCACGAGGTCAAACTGAACGCTATGCCGTACGTATCATCTCTTTGATCCAATGATAACACCCGTCACGAAATCACTGCTGGATCGACAGATTGCTGGATCGTATTGGTATCACCTGCAGAAGCACAAGGTCTTTGAAAACGACTGTTGCAGTGTTACACAGCTGTATCGGTGATTTGAACAGACTAGCAATGTTTGGGATTTGAAACAGTCTAAGACTCAAACTCTAAGACTCTTAAAATTCGAAGTACCCAATGCGAGTTGATCTCAAAGCTCTCTGTTGTCATCCTCTTCACAGTTGATACTCGATCCTCCAGTTATTTCGTGTTAGTGTTCATACGTTTGATTTTACCCAGACTCTTGATGAACTCAATTGTCCGATATTACAGATGGTTTCACGGGAAAATATCGAGGGAAACTGCTGAGAGATTGTTGCGACCGAGAGAAGACGGTCTGTTCCTAGTCCGTGAGTCGACCAACTTCCCTGGCGACTATACGCTGTGTGTGTGCTACCAGGGTCGCGTGCAGCATTATCGAGTGAAATATAAGAACAATCAGCTGACGATCGATGATGAGGAGTTCTTCGAGAACTTGGCCTTGTTGGTGGAGCATTACGAGCAAGACGCGGACGGTCTGTGCACGCAGCTGACCAAATCGTTGCCGAAACAAGGCAAACAGGACTTCTGTGTGGATCCGAAGGCGTTCATGGAGGCTGGCTGGGTGATACAGACTCACGAGTTAGAATTAAGAGAGTGTATTGGCAAGggagaattcggggacgtgCTGTTAGGCGTGTACCGAGGCGAGAGGGTAGCCGTGAAGATGCTGAAGGACAACAGCGAGGCGGCGCAGAGGTTTCTTGCCGAGGCTAGTCTAATGACGTCGTTGATTCATGACAATCTGGTTAAGTTGCTCGGTCTCGTTTTCAATAATCAACACATGTACCTGGTTACCGAGTATATGAGCAAAGGATCCCTGGTGGATTACCTGAGATCGCGAGGGAGATTGCACGTTTCCAAAAAGGACCAGATCAACTTTGCGTAGTATGTGGATCTCACTTTTGTTGTTCTCTTCGTTTAATCGTTCAAGTCCCTGCGTAGCAATTGCTTTTGCATACTAATTTTTAGAGTTCGGAAAGAATTAAGCGACTATTTGGTAGAACACAGTAGTAACGCGGTTATCAGACATTACTCAAACatttgtattcaaatatttaacgcAAACTAAAGCTGTCGTTAAATATACGTTTCCGCGTTGGTTTTTAGCGACACGTGCGCGGGCATGGCATATTTGGAATCCAGACACGTAGTGCATCGAGATCTGGCCGCAAGGAACGTCCTTGTCGCGGAGGATAACTCGGCGAAGGTGTCGGACTTCGGTTTGGCGAGGGACGAAAACTTTTCTCTCGAAGGTGGAAAATTGCCCATCAAATGGACTGCACCAGAGGCTTTAAAGCAGAATGTAATGCTACGAATAGCGATTGAGTCTACAAAAGTTTGCATAGTTTAACAATTTGGaccaaacatttatttatattgcaaACCCGTATCACCAAACAGTGTCTTTCATAATCTgatataattcaaaattatccGAATAGTTGAACTAATTTAAACTCATTTTAACAACGTCCTTTCGTTCGTGTGTAAACGTAATTTGCACTTTCTTATTTTCAGAAGTTTTCAAATAAGTCTGATATGTGGAGTTTCGGGATACTTTTATGGGAAATCTACTCGTTCGGGCGTGTACCGTATCCACGAATTGTGAGTGTTAATTTACGTTTGTAATTACTATTTCTTTCTTAgtatttgtttttataatttgaatgtGTTCATTCCAGCCATTAGCCGATGTTGTAAAGTGCGTGGAGAAAGGATACAAAATGGAACCACCAGATGGTTGTCCACACGAAGTTTACGATATTATGAGACAAGTACGtagaaaaatgtattaatttattaattaacgttctattaatttattgttcTTTGCCAGGCCTGGGACTTGCAACCTGAAAAACGACCTACTTTTTACGATATAAAAATAGTGCTGGGTCAACTGAAAGCTGAATACACCAAAGGTGTGAATTAAACGAAACAAACTGCTACTTATCATATGCCCGTAGACTCGATGTAGAAAAGACAAACAGGTGGAATTAGCGTTTTCGATACTTCTTTTGTTTTGCAAGGGCTAAGGTAATGGCTCTAAACACTTTTTCTAGAAAATCTAATTTTCtcttgtacatttttattgtacaaaattaCTATCTGCGTTGCttgtatttattgttactttgataccttttgtttttttttgaaATCAAGTATTTTCAGTTTGCCTCTTTCTTTTTCGTACGAAAATGTATCGCGTATAATTCGATATATGTCAGTCGTGCCTTTGGCCAAGTTGAAGTTCTTATGTTTAAAAGAAATAGAAGTTCAACTTGTACATCCGAAATTCAGGTATATTACTTGAAAGGGAATTTATAAAGTTTCGTAAATACTTGTTTATTACTTAATTTCTTGtgtttttgttttgttttcGTTGCCGTCGTTTTATGGCTCAAGAAATATTTCCAGGTGTAAGAAGCGCCTTACATTGAACTGAATTTAAAGATGAGAAATAATTATTCGCTATGAACTAACTATTGTAAGGTAATCTTTTGGACGTGAACTTGTATTAAGGTTGAATATCAGAATTTTTTCACTTATACATAACAGTAGAGCAAACAGAAAGGGATAAAAAAACTAGATTTTTACCGTTGGTAGCTTGAAAAgtttttgtatcgttcaaaggGGGTTTGCAGTGATCGTAGATTACAAGTACTTGTTAGTCGTAgaagtttctttttttaatcaaAGATTTGTCGtaggaattattttttaattaaattattgatcCATTATACACGATTATTTAAGTTGTCCCGTGAGATATTtgactatatatatatataaatatatattagcgATGTAAATGTATTTGTAAATACTTTTGTACATATCCGTCTAtcagagagaaaagaaaaaaataacagTTGATATTTCGAGTACAGTTGACGATATTGTTTAGGAGAGTTAACAAGGATTGTCCATGCCTTTTGTTACTAGCTCGTTAAGATTGTTTATTTACACGGCTATCGAATGTCTATGTTCAATTGCATCCGGTCACGCAATTATATACGAACGATTGgatattatgtatttaaaagTAATTCAATCATAGACCTTCGTGTTATATCGTATCTTTCttctgtaatatatatatagaagCCAACACttatttaatacttttacaACAGTTATAACGGACTAACGATATTTATTCGTAGATAGGAAGTTTCAGTGGAATAGAAAAGTGTGTAACGCTTAACAGGCAAACTTTTGCTAAAGAAATCTACGAACGATGATAGGTTTTCGTATCTTACATCGCCATCGAAGATAAGCTCGTTTACTTTTAATCGCGATCATTATTACACCTATACGATTTATCAGAAAAATCAAAGCCAATGTACTCAGTTCCTCGCATCCTTTCATTATTTGCAATAGTATCCGAAAGAAAAACGCGATCAAGTTTTTATTAcccttaaattataataatttaaccaTGATCAGGTCCGCTTCGCGAAATCGTGTCTCTAGTTTGAAAGTAGTGGTTAGCCGTCTAAGTATGTAGCGTATTTATATAAGTATACAGTCCGTTTATAACTTCGATAGCATGTAATATAATGTGTATATGGCTCTAATCAGTACCTAACACGTTTCTTCGACGTCCTCGATCCGTGTGTCCGTGATTATAAAAGAAAGATAAAGAAAACCCGTTCCCAGatacatttttgtattcttaAGCGCCGATGCCCTCTGCTTGCTTAATATTTATCATGTTTACGTATTAAACACCGAAAATCCTCCTAATACCTTTGCCCTACCTTATAAGCAGCTACATATTGCATCCGTGTGGTGTGACAATGTTATCTCGTAATTCTCCTGTTTAATCCAATATTGTACGCGAGACTTTGTTACAGAACGACGCGACGTCAGTCTTCTGAACGCGACGAACGCGTTGAATTCGTTTATTTTTTACTTACTATTAAATAGATTTGTTAGCTcgtaagaaatttaatatataaacgtatcgaataacaAATTACACGGTGATCGTGAATCgaattaattctaattatagttTGTTCGTGATCGGTTCTATCGTTCGATGTTCAATCGTAAACAACATCTCTTTATATAGTCACCGATTATATGAGCGAAAAATTATTGCGTCGTTCGCGGTCATGAGTCCATTGTAATTTATTTCCAACCGTACGAACTAATAAAGGAATAATTGTTTTCTAAGGAAGAGTATTATGATTCGGAACCGTGTATCAagatttaaattcaaaattgtcGATGAATGGATGCGATCGATTTCGAACAAACTATAGTTTACAATGTACGGGTGTCTGAATCCAAGATGTCTGAAGGATCGAATGCCTTTGCGTCGATGCGAATGAGTGTGATGGTAGCACGTGagatgaataataaattaaggATCTTCATTTTGGCCTCCGAAAAAAGAAAACCGAGCAGTTGTACGATTCCGAGAGTGTTCAAAACGTTCGATCCACGTGGTCGCGTTGTTACTAATACACTATGATTCTAAAGATTCTCAGTAGACAGCTATTATAGAGCGATAACTATGGTCCATTGACCGAAGATGGTTTACAGTTATTGAAATGAATTAACGATTAATAAAAACAGAAGAAATGATACACCGCATTTGCTCAACGGCTGTAATCACCTTCAGCTACGAGACAAATGTGTACTCGTCTATTGACAGTGTTCCCAACACGATTAATATGTCTGTATgcataaatatatcaaatttgcGTTTGCATTTATTATTGGGTCTTCCAAAGACATCCACCGATCGAAAAGGCTTcatgttattatttataaacagcTCCGGCTGTCTGGAGCcacatttggaattttatttagcacaaagaaagaaaaatgtgaATTTTCAAGCTAATTGGAATCTTTTTTatgtcattattttttaatctccAGTGTTATACTTTACTGCCAAACGCTAATAAAATCGTGATATTCGTTCTTCAACTACGTCTGTTTATTACCCTAAATCGTGCATGCTCTCTTTGTCAGGCAATGAATGGTCGACCGAAAGGAAACTACAATTTTTACTTAACATCGCATTATTACTATTTATATCATTTTGATTTTCCACAGTATCAACGTGACAATGTTCGCTCGCTTTTAGTTGAGGCTTCGGTTTCATTTCTTCGGAAAcggaaattttgttttttctaaGTCGTTTCACGATCGTGAACGGACGTTGCGACTCGCGTCTCGATTTTCCTGGATTCTTTAATCGACTTCTTATCATCAGGGTTCTACGAGTGCGATAAGGTCGATGCAAACCATTCCTCGACAATTCGCGAAATTGACCGCTAATTGATCCTCCAATAACCACGTAATTTTTAGTCTCCTTGTCTACGATTATCGATTGTTTCATTTCGTGCACGTTGCTGAAAACCTCGCGACCTTCAGTGGAAGTGCCATCGTCGAGAT
The Megachile rotundata isolate GNS110a chromosome 5, iyMegRotu1, whole genome shotgun sequence DNA segment above includes these coding regions:
- the LOC100878664 gene encoding tyrosine-protein kinase CSK isoform X1 is translated as MENGSRKATAGVAMPTYHNAGGGYPNVSAAARQAKLDGNQNHHTIPSNVTSHPLIQNSTQHNVPSNLSASNIPSHPVSPTMTTHSNVTSPNITSHMNTGSPPVILTSTNLANPSNPAALSVNPRHEVKLNAMPWFHGKISRETAERLLRPREDGLFLVRESTNFPGDYTLCVCYQGRVQHYRVKYKNNQLTIDDEEFFENLALLVEHYEQDADGLCTQLTKSLPKQGKQDFCVDPKAFMEAGWVIQTHELELRECIGKGEFGDVLLGVYRGERVAVKMLKDNSEAAQRFLAEASLMTSLIHDNLVKLLGLVFNNQHMYLVTEYMSKGSLVDYLRSRGRLHVSKKDQINFAYDTCAGMAYLESRHVVHRDLAARNVLVAEDNSAKVSDFGLARDENFSLEGGKLPIKWTAPEALKQNKFSNKSDMWSFGILLWEIYSFGRVPYPRIPLADVVKCVEKGYKMEPPDGCPHEVYDIMRQAWDLQPEKRPTFYDIKIVLGQLKAEYTKGVN
- the LOC100878664 gene encoding tyrosine-protein kinase CSK isoform X2 — translated: MENGSRKATAGVAMPTYHNAGGGYPNVSAAARQAKLDGNQNHHTIPSNVTSHPLIQNSTQHNVPSNLSASNIPSHPVSPTMTTHSNVTSPNITSHMNTGSPPVILTSTNLANPSNPAALSVNPRHEVKLNAMPWFHGKISRETAERLLRPREDGLFLVRESTNFPGDYTLCVCYQGRVQHYRVKYKNNQLTIDDEEFFENLALLVEHYEQDADGLCTQLTKSLPKQGKQDFCVDPKAFMEAGWVIQTHELELRECIGKGEFGDVLLGVYRGERVAVKMLKDNSEAAQRFLAEASLMTSLIHDNLVKLLGLVFNNQHMYLVTEYMSKGSLVDYLRSRGRLHVSKKDQINFAYDTCAGMAYLESRHVVHRDLAARNVLVAEDNSAKVSDFGLARDENFSLEGGKLPIKWTAPEALKQNFSNKSDMWSFGILLWEIYSFGRVPYPRIPLADVVKCVEKGYKMEPPDGCPHEVYDIMRQAWDLQPEKRPTFYDIKIVLGQLKAEYTKGVN
- the LOC100878664 gene encoding tyrosine-protein kinase CSK isoform X3, which produces MPTYHNAGGGYPNVSAAARQAKLDGNQNHHTIPSNVTSHPLIQNSTQHNVPSNLSASNIPSHPVSPTMTTHSNVTSPNITSHMNTGSPPVILTSTNLANPSNPAALSVNPRHEVKLNAMPWFHGKISRETAERLLRPREDGLFLVRESTNFPGDYTLCVCYQGRVQHYRVKYKNNQLTIDDEEFFENLALLVEHYEQDADGLCTQLTKSLPKQGKQDFCVDPKAFMEAGWVIQTHELELRECIGKGEFGDVLLGVYRGERVAVKMLKDNSEAAQRFLAEASLMTSLIHDNLVKLLGLVFNNQHMYLVTEYMSKGSLVDYLRSRGRLHVSKKDQINFAYDTCAGMAYLESRHVVHRDLAARNVLVAEDNSAKVSDFGLARDENFSLEGGKLPIKWTAPEALKQNKFSNKSDMWSFGILLWEIYSFGRVPYPRIPLADVVKCVEKGYKMEPPDGCPHEVYDIMRQAWDLQPEKRPTFYDIKIVLGQLKAEYTKGVN